A single Sporosarcina sp. FSL W8-0480 DNA region contains:
- a CDS encoding alpha/beta hydrolase translates to MHVKEFGNKEAPLLVFLHGGGVGGWMWDRQADYFTNYHVLIPTLQGHGDRSDETIFSIRENAVEVIKLITEKKKGEDVHIIGFSIGAQICLEILSLAPTLINSAMVNSAVVIPTKYMIPFITPTIKMTFPLIKNKTFAKAQAKQLYMDGDFFTKYYEDSLRMNPSTLIAVLKENMAFKLPEKISNSTARILVTAGEKEKGLVKKSVQKIVDGNQKGETFFVSGIGHGFPVAKPQLFNRVLKDWIENGGQVVGKMEGIEQ, encoded by the coding sequence ATGCATGTAAAAGAGTTTGGAAATAAAGAAGCACCGCTCCTCGTTTTTCTACATGGGGGCGGTGTAGGAGGTTGGATGTGGGATCGGCAGGCGGACTATTTCACGAACTACCACGTGCTCATTCCTACACTTCAAGGCCATGGGGACAGAAGTGATGAAACGATTTTTTCCATACGGGAAAATGCTGTTGAAGTGATCAAGCTAATAACAGAAAAGAAAAAAGGCGAGGACGTACATATAATCGGTTTCTCAATAGGAGCACAAATTTGTCTTGAAATCTTGAGCCTTGCACCAACTCTTATCAATTCCGCGATGGTCAATAGTGCGGTTGTCATTCCAACGAAATATATGATTCCCTTCATTACACCGACAATTAAAATGACTTTCCCACTTATTAAAAATAAGACGTTCGCTAAGGCACAGGCAAAACAATTGTATATGGATGGAGATTTTTTCACTAAGTATTATGAAGATAGTTTGAGAATGAATCCTTCCACTCTTATAGCGGTTTTAAAAGAGAATATGGCTTTCAAACTACCTGAAAAGATCTCAAATAGCACTGCACGTATTTTAGTGACTGCCGGTGAAAAAGAAAAGGGTTTAGTGAAGAAAAGCGTTCAGAAAATAGTTGACGGTAATCAAAAAGGCGAGACTTTTTTCGTATCGGGAATCGGACATGGATTTCCAGTGGCTAAACCGCAGTTGTTTAACCGGGTATTAAAAGATTGGATTGAAAACGGAGGTCAGGTAGTTGGAAAAATGGAAGGTATTGAACAGTGA